The following proteins are co-located in the Pomacea canaliculata isolate SZHN2017 linkage group LG10, ASM307304v1, whole genome shotgun sequence genome:
- the LOC112573522 gene encoding neuroligin-3-like isoform X1, which translates to MLRVLTVLPAFLLAVLAEDVVVTTTLGQLRGSRVSTGPSTYLDTFFGVPYAKPPVGALRLMPTQPAQPWQGVLDATRYGPACPQFTPPFDPNPTPTSEDCLSLNIFTPGLQDLVSRTRSAHSHPSGPQRRLKHQADPPRLLPVMMFVHGGGFRSGSGSGFNGTELAKRGVVVVTINYRLDILGFLSTMDDSSPGNYGLLDMIQALKWIKANIASFHGNPNEITVFGESAGSLSISHLRISPLAKGLFNKVIMESGFATCQWAIKPPSYTPSPLTSAKLVAAKAGCPVDSGTAALVACIKSKPVDVLLTASAAYLDGPASSFIPTVETGFGVIPKNPAELILEGAGSDILSIRGSNKDEDTIEASFLPFSGYTLSDAQADVRTYATTYFRQGLDNVTAILLNEYVTQVNPTTPQQLYVAVSQMKTDLRFNYPKLNESQVTANRRGSAPQFVYQFTYQSPSLGFPSWIGVPHTAELPFVFGEPFNGRKNWTDADKRVSANVMDLWTNFAKFGDPTPPGYSGVRWSPYNSQTQLYLTIDDRPSLNSHLFQKRMDLIKSLYDQFGHY; encoded by the exons ATGCTTCGGGTACTGACTGTGCTGCCAGCATTTCTCCTCGCCGTCCTGGCGGAGGACGTGGTGGTGACCACTACACTGGGTCAGCTGAgagggtcaagggtcagcacTGGACCTTCAACATACCTGGACACGTTTTTTGGTGTCCCCTACGCCAAGCCTCCTGTTG GGGCTTTACGACTCATGCCGACACAACCAGCGCAGCCCTGGCAAGGAGTGCTGGACGCCACCCGATATGGTCCTGCATGTCCACAGTTCACACCGCCCTTTGACCCCAACCCAACCCCAACCAGCGAAGATTGCCTTAGTCTCAACATCTTCACCCCCGGG CTTCAGGATTTAGTATCAAGGACCCGGTCAGCCCACAGCCACCCGAGTGGTCCCCAGCGGCGTTTGAAGCACCAAGCTGACCCTCCAAGACTCCTCCCTGTCATGATGTTTGTTCATGGAGGTGGCTTCAGGAGTGGCAGTGGCTCCGGCTTCAACGGCACGGAACTCGCTAAACGTGGAGTCGTGGTCGTCACCATCAACTACAGACTGGACATTCTAG GATTCTTGTCGACTATGGATGATTCCAGCCCAGGAAACTACGGTCTTCTCGACATGATCCAAGCTCTGAAATGGATCAAAGCCAACATTGCCAGTTTCCATGGTAACCCAAATGAAATCACAGTGTTCGGAGAAAGTGCTGGAAGTCTGAGCATATCTCACTTGAGGATATCACCATTAGCCAAGG gGCTCTTCAATAAGGTGATCATGGAGAGTGGCTTCGCTACCTGTCAGTGGGCCATCAAGCCACCCTCATACACCCCGAGTCCTCTCACGTCTGCCAAGCTGGTTGCCGCCAAAGCGGGTTGTCCTGTGGACAGTGGCACGGCTGCCCTGGTGGCATGCATCAAGAGTAAGCCTGTGGACGTCCTGCTCACCGCCAGCGCCGCCTACCTA GACGGGCCCGCCAGCTCCTTCATACCGACTGTAGAGACAGGATTCGGTGTCATCCCGAAAAATCCAGCGGAACTGATACTGGAGGGAGCAGGCAGTGACATTCTCTCCATTCGCGGCAGCAACAAGGACGAGGATACGATCGAAGCTTCAT TTCTACCGTTCAGCGGTTACACCTTGTCTGATGCCCAGGCTGATGTCAGGACATACGCCACAACCTACTTCAGACAGGGCTTGGACAATGTCACCGCCATCCTTCTCAACGAGTATGTGACCCAGGTGAACCCCACCACCCCACAACAGCTTTACGTGGCTGTCTCCCAG ATGAAGACAGACCTTCGCTTCAATTATCCGAAGCTGAACGAGTCTCAGGTGACCGCCAACAGACGGGGTTCCGCACCTCAGTTCGTCTACCAGTTCACCTACCAGTCACCCAGCTTAGGTTTCCCTTCTTGGATAG GTGTGCCACACACTGCCGAGTTACCTTTCGTGTTTGGAGAACCTTTCAACGGCCGTAAAAACTGGACAGACGCTGATAAGCGGGTATCCGCCAATGTGATGGACTTGTGGACCAACTTCGCCAAGTTTGG GGATCCGACACCTCCGGGGTACAGCGGGGTGAGATGGTCGCCGTACAACTCTCAGACTCAGTTGTACCTGACTATTGACGACCGGCCGTCGCTGAACTCTCACTTGTTTCAAAAGCGGATGGACCTCATTAAATCCCTTTACGATCAATTCGGACATTACTGA
- the LOC112573522 gene encoding neuroligin-1-like isoform X2, whose translation MLRVLTVLPAFLLAVLAEDVVVTTTLGQLRGSRVSTGPSTYLDTFFGVPYAKPPVGALRLMPTQPAEPWQGVLDATRYGPACPQLADFDPMPTSEDCLSLSIFTPGETELRTRSFRGPPRRSKHSAPGRGLPVMMYVHGGGFRTGSGALFNGTELAKRGVVVVAINYRLDILGFLSTLDDSSPGNYGLLDMIQALKWIKANIASFRGNPGEITLFGGSAGSLSISHLRISPLAKGLFNKVIMESGFATCKWARKLPTDTPSPLTSAKRVATRVGCPVDSGTAALVACIKSKPVDILLNASAAFLEGPASSFIPVVETGFGVLPKNPEDLIREGAGSDIPSIRGSSRDEDAIDAAFQPLISYSLSDAEAEIRTFASTYFKQGLDNVTAILLSEYVTRLNPSTKEELYLDVVQMKTDLRFNYPMLYESQVNSNRMGSAPQYVYQFAYQSPNSRFPSWIGVPHGAEAPFVAGEPFNGLRNWTDTDKRVSATVMDMLSNFAKFGDPTPPLFTSVKWFLYNSVTQLYLTIDSKPTLNSHLYQRRMDLVKSLYDQYGHY comes from the exons ATGCTTCGGGTACTGACTGTGCTGCCAGCATTTCTCCTCGCCGTCCTGGCGGAGGACGTGGTGGTGACCACTACACTGGGTCAGCTGAgagggtcaagggtcagcacTGGACCTTCAACATACCTGGACACGTTTTTTGGTGTCCCCTACGCCAAGCCTCCTGTTG GGGCTTTACGACTCATGCCCACACAACCAGCGGAGCCCTGGCAAGGGGTGCTGGACGCCACCCGATATGGTCCTGCGTGTCCACAGCTAGCTGACTTTGATCCCATGCCAACCAGCGAAGATTGCCTTAGTCTCAGCATCTTCACCCCCGGG GAGACAGAATTGCGGACTCGGTCTTTCCGTGGACCTCCTCGGCGGTCGAAGCACTCCGCCCCTGGTCGAGGACTTCCGGTGATGATGTACGTCCACGGCGGTGGCTTCCGCACAGGCAGTGGCGCCCTCTTCAACGGCACGGAACTCGCTAAACGTGGCGTCGTGGTTGTCGCCATCAACTACAGACTGGACATTCTAG GATTCTTGTCGACTCTGGATGATTCCAGTCCAGGAAACTATGGTCTTCTCGACATGATCCAAGCTCTGAAATGGATCAAAGCCAACATCGCCAGTTTCCGTGGGAACCCCGGTGAAATCACCTTATTCGGAGGGAGTGCTGGGAGTCTGAGTATCTCTCACCTGAGAATCTCACCATTAGCCAAGG GACTCTTCAATAAGGTGATCATGGAGAGTGGCTTCGCTACCTGCAAGTGGGCCAGAAAGCTGCCCACAGACACTCCGAGTCCTCTCACCTCTGCCAAACGTGTTGCCACCAGAGTGGGTTGTCCTGTGGACAGTGGCACGGCTGCCCTGGTGGCATGCATCAAGAGTAAGCCTGTGGACATCCTGCTCAACGCCAGCGCCGCCTTCCTA gaagGGCCTGCAAGTTCCTTTATACCGGTAGTAGAGACAGGATTTGGTGTCCTCCCTAAAAACCCGGAGGATCTGATACGGGAGGGAGCAGGCAGTGACATTCCCTCCATTCGCGGCAGCAGCAGAGATGAGGATGCGATCGACGCTGCTT TCCAGCCTCTCATCAGCTACAGCTTGTCTGATGCCGAGGCGGAGATCAGAACCTTTGCCTCCACTTACTTCAAGCAGGGCCTCGACAATGTCACCGCCATACTCCTCAGCGAGTATGTCACTCGGTTGAATCCCTCCACCAAAGAAGAGCTCTACCTGGATGTAGTCCAG ATGAAAACAGACCTTCGCTTCAATTATCCGATGCTGTACGAGTCTCAGGTGAACTCCAACAGAATGGGTTCCGCACCCCAGTATGTCTACCAGTTCGCCTACCAGTCCCCCAACTCACGCTTTCCTTCTTGGATAG GTGTGCCTCACGGTGCCGAGGCTCCGTTTGTCGCTGGGGAACCTTTCAACGGCCTGAGGAACTGGACTGACACCGACAAGCGGGTGTCCGCCACTGTCATGGACATGCTGAGCAACTTTGCCAAGTTCGG GGATCCCACACCCCCGCTGTTCACCAGTGTGAAGTGGTTCCTGTACAACTCGGTGACTCAACTGTACCTGACCATCGACAGCAAACCAACCCTGAACTCTCACCTGTATCAGAGACGAATGGATCTTGTGAAATCCCTGTATGATCAATATGGACACTACTGA